Proteins encoded within one genomic window of Variovorax sp. OAS795:
- a CDS encoding alpha/beta hydrolase: MTEPTLHYVACDDPQGGHRMAYWQWGGAHSAHVVVCVHGLTRQGRDFDVLAQAIVARAGGNVRVVCPDAVGRGQSDWLRDPALYQVPVYAGDMVALLAQLHREQPIGTLDYLGTSMGGLIGLVLAGHKQLPLPRPIRRFILNDVGPTIEAAAIQRIAAYVGQGGRHATVQAAADAMWAISTSFGPHTPEQWLSLSQHMVVPAAGRSADGARKVEAEDAGTGEAGPFLLHYDPAIAVALRAITPEAAAQGGAVMWSLYDAIEANTLVTRGAQSDLLSRETALAMTQRVPRAVLAEFEGVGHAPTFVDPAQVSAVTSFLFD, from the coding sequence ATGACAGAACCGACGCTTCATTACGTGGCGTGCGACGACCCCCAGGGCGGTCATCGCATGGCCTATTGGCAATGGGGCGGCGCGCACAGTGCGCATGTGGTGGTGTGCGTGCACGGCCTCACCCGCCAGGGGCGCGACTTCGACGTGCTGGCCCAGGCCATCGTGGCACGCGCGGGCGGCAACGTACGCGTGGTCTGCCCCGATGCCGTGGGGCGCGGCCAGAGCGACTGGTTGCGCGATCCGGCGCTTTACCAGGTGCCGGTGTATGCGGGCGACATGGTGGCGCTCCTGGCGCAGCTGCACCGCGAACAGCCGATCGGCACGCTCGACTACCTGGGCACCAGCATGGGCGGACTCATCGGCCTGGTGCTGGCGGGCCACAAGCAGCTGCCGCTGCCCCGGCCGATACGCCGGTTCATCCTGAACGATGTCGGTCCGACAATCGAGGCCGCGGCCATCCAGCGCATCGCGGCCTACGTGGGGCAGGGCGGCCGCCATGCGACGGTGCAGGCGGCGGCGGACGCCATGTGGGCGATCTCGACCAGCTTCGGCCCCCATACGCCCGAGCAATGGCTTTCGCTGTCGCAGCACATGGTGGTGCCTGCGGCCGGGCGCAGCGCCGATGGTGCGCGCAAGGTCGAGGCCGAAGACGCCGGCACCGGCGAAGCCGGTCCCTTCCTGCTTCACTACGATCCGGCCATCGCTGTTGCATTGCGCGCCATCACGCCCGAGGCCGCGGCGCAGGGCGGCGCGGTGATGTGGAGCCTGTACGACGCCATCGAGGCGAATACCCTGGTGACACGCGGCGCCCAGTCGGATCTCCTGTCGCGCGAAACGGCGCTGGCCATGACGCAGCGCGTGCCTCGCGCGGTGCTGGCCGAGTTCGAAGGCGTGGGCCACGCGCCCACCTTCGTCGATCCCGCGCAGGTGTCCGCCGTCACATCCTTCCTGTTCGATTGA
- a CDS encoding ATP-binding protein, translated as MPSPLEGAGQRDRRPGLKLGFSLFWRTFFLLALLLVGCTVAWLQTFRSLEYEPRAIQTAHQIASLVNLTRAALVYSDAITRVSLIKTLADQEGVRILPREPNDRFQPYTSGALDQRVTEELIDQLGEGTTVASRVNDEPGLWIGFTIESDAYWLLLDPTRFSRVGGRTWLVWLSTAMALSLAGAALITRLINLPLKQLSRATMQVREGEYEAHRLDESARTNEIRAVNIGFNRMADQLAKIEQDRAIMLAGISHDLRTPLARLRLETEMSVADEDARDHMAADIAQLDAIIDKFLDYARPDHVDPKPVLLRDVVDACTYAVQDYEEMKIRVDVPSDLRVLGDEVELTRVISNLVENARRYGKTPSTGVADVVIQAQANNDAVLIKVRDHGAGVEPALLSQLTKPFFRGDVARTSAAGAGLGLSIVAKNIERMGGTFALTSTPGRGLAAHIRMPRAMPEPKPVEAPARRA; from the coding sequence ATGCCGAGCCCTCTGGAGGGCGCCGGCCAGCGTGACAGGCGACCCGGCCTCAAGCTCGGCTTCAGCCTTTTCTGGCGCACGTTCTTCCTGCTCGCACTGCTGCTGGTCGGCTGTACCGTCGCCTGGCTGCAAACCTTCCGGTCGCTCGAATACGAGCCCCGCGCCATCCAGACGGCGCACCAGATCGCCTCGCTCGTGAACCTCACGCGCGCGGCGCTGGTGTATTCGGATGCGATCACCCGGGTGTCGCTGATCAAGACGCTCGCCGACCAGGAGGGCGTTCGCATCCTCCCGCGCGAACCCAACGACCGCTTCCAGCCCTACACCAGCGGTGCGCTCGACCAGCGCGTGACCGAGGAGCTGATCGACCAGCTCGGCGAGGGCACTACGGTGGCCAGCCGCGTCAACGACGAGCCCGGCCTGTGGATCGGCTTCACAATCGAAAGCGACGCCTACTGGCTGCTGCTCGACCCGACCCGCTTCAGCCGCGTGGGAGGCCGCACCTGGCTGGTCTGGCTCAGCACCGCCATGGCCCTGTCGCTGGCCGGCGCGGCGCTGATCACCCGGCTCATCAACCTGCCGCTCAAGCAGCTGTCGCGCGCCACCATGCAGGTGCGCGAAGGCGAGTACGAGGCGCACCGGCTCGACGAGAGCGCGCGCACCAACGAGATCCGCGCGGTCAACATCGGCTTCAACCGCATGGCGGACCAGCTCGCCAAGATCGAGCAGGACCGCGCCATCATGCTGGCCGGCATCTCGCACGACCTGCGCACCCCGCTCGCGCGCCTGCGCCTGGAAACGGAGATGAGCGTGGCCGACGAGGACGCGCGCGACCACATGGCGGCCGACATTGCCCAGCTCGACGCGATCATCGACAAGTTCCTGGACTACGCGCGGCCCGACCATGTCGATCCCAAGCCCGTGCTGCTGCGCGACGTGGTCGATGCCTGCACCTACGCCGTGCAGGACTACGAGGAAATGAAGATCCGCGTCGACGTGCCCTCCGACCTGCGCGTGCTCGGGGACGAGGTCGAGCTGACGCGCGTGATCTCCAACCTGGTGGAGAACGCGCGCCGCTATGGCAAGACGCCTTCGACCGGCGTGGCCGACGTGGTGATCCAGGCGCAGGCCAACAACGACGCGGTGCTGATCAAGGTGCGCGACCATGGCGCCGGCGTCGAGCCCGCACTGCTCTCGCAGCTGACCAAGCCATTCTTCCGCGGCGACGTGGCACGCACCTCGGCCGCCGGCGCCGGCCTCGGCCTGTCCATCGTCGCAAAGAACATCGAGCGCATGGGCGGCACCTTTGCGCTCACCAGCACGCCCGGGCGCGGCCTAGCGGCGCACATCCGCATGCCGCGCGCCATGCCCGAGCCCAAGCCCGTGGAAGCCCCGGCCCGGCGCGCCTGA
- the rimO gene encoding 30S ribosomal protein S12 methylthiotransferase RimO yields the protein MSEVASPERTATPAAPKVGFVSLGCPKALTDSELILTRLSAEGYQTSKTFEGADLVIVNTCGFIDDAVKESLDTIGEALAENGRVIVTGCLGAKTGNQGGNLVRQMHPSVLAVTGPHATQEVMDAVHANLPKPHDPFIDLVPNTFGIAGLKLTPRHYAYLKISEGCNHRCTFCIIPSMRGDLVSRPVGDVLGEAKALFEGGVKELLVISQDTSAYGVDVKYRTGFWDGKPVKTRMLELVRTLGEIAEPYGAWVRLHYVYPYPSVDEIIPLMASGQVLPYLDVPLQHSHPDVLKRMKRPASGEKNLERLARWREVCPELVIRSTFIAGFPGETEQEFEHLLDFIREAEIDRAGCFAYSPVEGATANDIPGMLPPAEREARRARFMEVAEAVSIAKLRRRIGATMQVLVDSAPGMGRKGGVGRTYADAPEIDGTVRLLPPEKISKTLKVGEFTKARVVGAEGHDLIALPI from the coding sequence ATGAGCGAAGTTGCCTCCCCTGAACGTACGGCCACGCCGGCTGCCCCCAAAGTCGGATTCGTGAGCTTGGGCTGCCCCAAGGCCCTGACCGATTCCGAACTGATCCTGACCCGCCTGAGCGCCGAGGGCTACCAGACGTCCAAGACCTTCGAAGGCGCCGACCTGGTGATCGTGAACACCTGCGGCTTCATCGACGATGCCGTGAAGGAGAGCCTCGACACGATCGGCGAGGCGCTGGCCGAGAACGGCCGTGTCATCGTCACAGGCTGCCTGGGCGCCAAGACCGGGAACCAGGGCGGCAACCTGGTGCGGCAGATGCACCCCAGCGTGCTGGCCGTGACCGGCCCGCATGCCACGCAGGAGGTGATGGACGCGGTCCACGCCAACCTTCCCAAGCCGCATGACCCATTCATCGACCTGGTGCCCAATACCTTCGGCATCGCGGGCCTCAAGCTCACGCCGCGCCACTACGCATACCTGAAGATCAGCGAAGGCTGCAATCACCGGTGCACCTTCTGCATCATTCCGTCCATGCGCGGCGACCTGGTGTCGCGGCCTGTCGGTGACGTGCTCGGCGAGGCCAAGGCCCTGTTCGAAGGGGGCGTGAAAGAACTGCTGGTGATCAGCCAGGACACCTCGGCCTACGGCGTCGACGTCAAGTACCGCACGGGGTTCTGGGATGGCAAGCCCGTCAAGACGCGCATGCTCGAACTGGTGCGCACGCTGGGCGAAATTGCCGAGCCCTATGGCGCCTGGGTTCGGCTGCACTACGTGTACCCGTACCCGAGCGTGGACGAAATCATTCCGCTCATGGCAAGTGGCCAGGTCCTGCCTTACCTCGACGTGCCGCTGCAACACAGCCACCCCGACGTGCTCAAGCGCATGAAGCGGCCAGCCAGCGGCGAGAAGAACCTCGAGCGCCTTGCACGCTGGCGCGAGGTCTGCCCGGAGCTTGTGATCCGCAGCACTTTCATCGCGGGCTTTCCTGGCGAAACCGAACAGGAGTTCGAGCATCTGCTCGACTTCATCCGCGAAGCCGAGATCGACCGCGCCGGATGCTTTGCCTACAGCCCCGTCGAAGGTGCCACGGCCAACGACATCCCCGGCATGCTGCCGCCGGCCGAGCGCGAAGCGCGCCGCGCGCGCTTCATGGAAGTGGCCGAGGCGGTGTCGATCGCCAAGCTGCGTCGGCGCATCGGCGCCACCATGCAGGTGCTCGTGGATTCGGCGCCCGGCATGGGCCGAAAAGGTGGGGTCGGGCGCACCTACGCCGATGCACCCGAGATCGACGGCACCGTGCGGCTGCTGCCGCCCGAGAAGATCAGCAAGACGCTCAAGGTCGGGGAATTCACCAAGGCGCGCGTCGTGGGCGCCGAGGGGCACGACCTCATTGCGCTGCCGATCTGA
- a CDS encoding SIMPL domain-containing protein (The SIMPL domain is named for its presence in mouse protein SIMPL (signalling molecule that associates with mouse pelle-like kinase). Bacterial member BP26, from Brucella, was shown to assemble into a channel-like structure, while YggE from E. coli has been associated with resistance to oxidative stress.), with protein sequence MKKISWMAACAALAAAAAAGNATAQNIAPPQNVLQLTASGSVEVQQDMLSMTLTTTRDATDAATVQSQLKAAVDAALAEARKNAQPGQLDVQTGNFSLSPRYTREGKINGWQGSAEVVLEGRDFPRITQTAGRITTLNVGNVGFALSREQRAKSETEAQTIAIENFKQKATTLAKGFGFSGYTLREVSVNANEGGPIRPRAMAAQAKSFSADAPVPVEAGKTSVVVNVSGSVQLK encoded by the coding sequence TTGAAGAAAATCAGTTGGATGGCGGCCTGTGCCGCGTTGGCCGCGGCAGCGGCGGCAGGCAATGCCACGGCCCAGAACATCGCGCCGCCGCAGAACGTGCTGCAGCTCACGGCCTCGGGCAGCGTGGAGGTGCAGCAGGACATGCTCAGCATGACGCTCACCACCACGCGCGACGCGACCGACGCCGCCACGGTCCAGTCGCAGCTCAAGGCCGCGGTCGACGCCGCGCTGGCCGAAGCCAGGAAGAACGCGCAACCCGGCCAGCTCGACGTGCAAACCGGCAACTTCAGCCTGTCTCCGCGCTATACCCGCGAGGGAAAGATCAACGGCTGGCAGGGCTCCGCCGAAGTGGTGCTCGAAGGCCGCGACTTCCCGCGCATCACGCAGACCGCCGGCCGCATCACCACGCTGAATGTCGGCAACGTGGGCTTTGCGCTCAGCCGTGAGCAGCGCGCGAAGAGCGAGACCGAGGCCCAGACGATCGCCATCGAGAACTTCAAGCAGAAGGCCACCACGCTGGCCAAGGGTTTCGGCTTCAGCGGCTACACGCTGCGCGAAGTCTCGGTGAACGCGAACGAAGGCGGGCCGATCCGGCCGCGCGCCATGGCGGCCCAGGCCAAGTCCTTTTCGGCCGATGCGCCGGTCCCGGTGGAAGCCGGCAAGACCAGCGTGGTCGTGAACGTGTCGGGGTCGGTGCAGCTCAAGTAG
- a CDS encoding YkvA family protein, with protein MSIFKTIRQWASRIKRDAVTLWFACRHPGTPWFAKALAAFVVAYALSPIDLIPDFIPVLGYLDDALLLPALIWLNIRLIPANVLEECRLQADQWMKEQGAKPRSTVGAIVVVAIWIGFATGLWAWFSRRW; from the coding sequence ATGTCCATCTTCAAAACCATCAGGCAATGGGCGTCGCGAATCAAGCGCGACGCCGTCACGCTGTGGTTCGCCTGCCGCCATCCGGGCACGCCATGGTTCGCCAAGGCACTTGCAGCGTTTGTCGTGGCCTACGCGCTGAGCCCGATCGATCTGATTCCGGACTTCATTCCCGTGCTTGGCTATCTCGACGATGCCTTGCTGTTGCCTGCGCTCATCTGGCTGAACATACGGCTGATTCCGGCCAACGTGCTCGAAGAATGCCGCTTGCAAGCCGACCAGTGGATGAAAGAACAAGGCGCCAAACCCCGGAGCACTGTGGGCGCGATCGTGGTGGTTGCCATCTGGATCGGCTTTGCCACGGGTTTGTGGGCTTGGTTCAGCAGGCGCTGGTAG
- a CDS encoding SDR family oxidoreductase — MSVENNKGRIAIVTGAGTGIGRAAALALLADGWSVALAGRRLEPLEQVAEESGAGARAFAVPTDVASAESVQALFAAAVERFGRVDLLFNNAGVGNPPGPFEDWTADQWRGVVDINLTGMFFCIQQAFRTMKAQTPRGGRIINNGSISATAPRPNSAAYTATKHGVEGLTKTASLDGRKYDIAVGQIDVGNAMTELAARMAKGVPQANGELAIEPLMDVKIVGQSVLYMANLPLEANVLFHTVMATKMPFVGRG, encoded by the coding sequence ATGAGCGTGGAAAACAACAAGGGCCGCATCGCGATCGTCACGGGCGCAGGCACGGGCATCGGACGCGCCGCGGCGCTGGCCTTGCTGGCCGACGGCTGGAGCGTGGCCTTGGCCGGGCGCCGGCTGGAGCCGCTGGAGCAGGTGGCGGAAGAGTCGGGCGCGGGGGCGCGAGCCTTCGCGGTGCCCACCGACGTGGCCAGTGCCGAATCGGTGCAGGCGCTGTTCGCCGCGGCGGTCGAACGCTTCGGCCGCGTCGACCTGCTGTTCAACAACGCCGGCGTGGGCAACCCGCCCGGGCCGTTCGAAGACTGGACGGCGGACCAATGGCGGGGCGTGGTCGACATCAACCTGACTGGCATGTTCTTCTGCATCCAGCAGGCGTTCCGCACGATGAAGGCGCAAACGCCGCGCGGCGGCCGCATCATCAACAACGGCTCCATCTCGGCCACGGCCCCGCGGCCGAACTCCGCCGCCTACACCGCGACCAAGCACGGCGTGGAGGGCCTGACCAAGACGGCGTCGCTCGACGGGCGCAAGTACGACATCGCAGTGGGCCAGATCGACGTGGGCAACGCCATGACCGAGCTGGCTGCGCGCATGGCCAAGGGCGTGCCGCAAGCCAATGGCGAACTCGCCATCGAGCCGCTGATGGACGTCAAGATCGTGGGGCAGTCGGTGCTCTACATGGCGAACCTGCCGCTGGAAGCCAACGTGCTGTTCCATACCGTGATGGCGACGAAGATGCCCTTCGTCGGGCGCGGCTAG
- the rnr gene encoding ribonuclease R: MLDEFEGTVQGHRDGHGFVQRDDGEADIYLPPNEMRAVLHKDRVKARVVRQDRRGRPEGRVVEIVERPEQPIIGRLLHEGGIWLVAPEDKRYGQDVLIPKGATGPAKVGQVVVVQLTEPPALFGQPVGRVKEVLGEIDDPGMEIEIAVRKYGVPHEFSAECLAEAKALPEKVRPADKKGRIDLTDVPLVTIDGEDARDFDDAVYCEPAKVGRGKGWRLLVAIADVSAYVQTGSAIDIDAYDRATSVYFPRRVIPMLPEKLSNGLCSLNPEVERLCMVCDMLVAADGEIYAYQFYPAVMFSHARFTYTEVAAILGNTRGPEAAKRKDRVKDLLNLADVYKALLKQRSKRGAVDFETTETQIICDDAGRIEKIVPRTRNEAHRLIEEAMLAANVCSADFIAEGKHPGLFRVHEGPTPEKKEILRGYLKAMGVGLSITDDPRPGEFQAIAEATKERPDAQQIHTMLLRSMQQAIYTPINSGHFGLAYEAYTHFTSPIRRYPDLLVHRVIKAILGKTRYQLPMLPTPGEAHAKLAKRLASRVKAPTTKPQKATVAPTKEVLAWEAAGLHCSANERRADEASRDVEAWLKCKYMREHLGEEYGGVVTSATTFGIFVTLDAMYVEGLVHITELGGEYFKFDEMRQELRGERTGIRYAIGTRVRVQVSRVDLDGRKIDFRLVREGEELTSRAMKDKGVGSAGVPVKASAKRSSRHKAEAVPEPRIERGATAVAVGPQSAMQAFKSAVKKAANKMKGRKPRRA, translated from the coding sequence CTGCTGGATGAATTTGAAGGAACCGTTCAAGGACATCGCGATGGCCACGGTTTCGTGCAGCGCGACGACGGTGAAGCCGACATCTATCTGCCCCCGAACGAGATGCGCGCGGTGCTGCACAAGGACCGCGTCAAGGCGCGCGTCGTGCGGCAAGACCGGCGCGGACGTCCCGAGGGACGGGTGGTCGAGATCGTCGAACGCCCCGAGCAGCCGATCATCGGCCGCCTGTTGCATGAAGGCGGCATCTGGCTTGTCGCGCCGGAGGACAAGCGCTACGGCCAGGACGTCCTGATCCCCAAGGGCGCAACGGGTCCCGCCAAGGTGGGACAGGTCGTGGTCGTGCAACTCACCGAACCGCCGGCCCTGTTCGGCCAACCCGTGGGCCGCGTGAAAGAGGTGCTTGGCGAGATCGACGATCCCGGCATGGAGATCGAGATCGCGGTGCGCAAGTACGGCGTGCCGCACGAGTTTTCCGCCGAGTGCCTGGCCGAAGCCAAGGCCCTGCCCGAGAAGGTCCGCCCGGCCGACAAGAAGGGTCGCATCGACCTGACCGACGTGCCTTTGGTCACCATCGACGGCGAGGACGCACGCGACTTCGACGACGCCGTTTACTGCGAACCCGCGAAGGTTGGCCGCGGCAAGGGCTGGCGCCTGCTGGTTGCCATTGCCGACGTCAGCGCCTATGTGCAGACCGGCTCGGCCATCGACATCGACGCCTACGACCGCGCGACCAGTGTCTACTTTCCGCGGCGCGTTATCCCGATGCTGCCCGAAAAGCTTTCGAACGGCTTGTGCTCGTTGAACCCCGAGGTCGAGCGGCTGTGCATGGTGTGCGACATGCTCGTGGCCGCCGACGGCGAGATCTACGCCTACCAGTTCTATCCGGCGGTGATGTTCAGCCACGCCCGCTTCACCTACACCGAAGTGGCGGCCATCCTGGGCAACACCCGCGGACCCGAGGCGGCCAAGCGCAAGGACCGCGTGAAGGACCTGCTGAACCTTGCCGATGTCTACAAGGCGTTGCTCAAGCAGCGCAGCAAGCGTGGCGCGGTCGACTTCGAAACCACCGAGACGCAGATCATCTGCGACGACGCGGGCCGCATCGAGAAGATCGTTCCGCGCACGCGCAACGAGGCGCACCGCCTGATCGAGGAAGCCATGCTCGCCGCCAACGTGTGCAGCGCCGACTTCATCGCCGAAGGCAAGCACCCGGGCCTGTTCCGCGTGCACGAAGGCCCCACGCCCGAGAAGAAGGAAATCCTGCGCGGCTACCTCAAGGCCATGGGCGTGGGACTGAGCATCACCGACGACCCGCGGCCCGGCGAGTTCCAGGCGATTGCGGAGGCCACCAAGGAGCGGCCCGACGCACAGCAGATCCACACCATGCTGCTGCGCTCGATGCAGCAGGCGATCTACACGCCCATCAACAGCGGCCACTTCGGCCTCGCGTACGAGGCCTATACCCATTTCACGAGCCCGATCCGGCGCTACCCGGACCTGCTGGTGCACCGCGTGATCAAGGCGATCCTCGGCAAGACGCGCTATCAGCTGCCGATGCTGCCGACGCCCGGCGAGGCGCATGCCAAGTTGGCCAAGCGGCTGGCCTCGCGCGTCAAGGCGCCGACCACCAAGCCCCAGAAGGCCACTGTCGCTCCCACCAAGGAAGTGCTGGCCTGGGAAGCCGCGGGCCTGCATTGCAGCGCCAACGAGCGGCGCGCCGACGAAGCCAGCCGCGACGTCGAGGCGTGGCTCAAGTGCAAGTACATGCGCGAGCATCTGGGCGAGGAGTACGGCGGGGTGGTCACTTCGGCCACCACCTTCGGCATCTTCGTCACGCTCGATGCGATGTATGTCGAAGGCCTGGTGCACATCACCGAACTCGGCGGCGAATACTTCAAGTTCGACGAAATGCGCCAGGAACTGCGCGGCGAGCGCACCGGCATCCGGTATGCCATCGGCACTCGCGTGCGGGTGCAGGTGAGCCGCGTCGACCTGGACGGCCGCAAGATCGATTTCCGCCTGGTGCGCGAAGGCGAGGAGCTCACGTCGCGTGCCATGAAGGACAAGGGCGTGGGCTCGGCCGGCGTGCCCGTCAAGGCTTCGGCCAAGCGCAGCTCGCGCCACAAGGCCGAGGCCGTGCCCGAGCCGCGCATCGAGCGTGGCGCCACTGCCGTCGCGGTGGGGCCGCAGTCGGCCATGCAGGCGTTCAAGTCGGCCGTGAAGAAGGCCGCCAACAAGATGAAGGGGCGCAAGCCGCGCCGCGCATGA
- a CDS encoding 3-hydroxybutyrate dehydrogenase: protein MLKGKTALVTGSTSGIGLAIAEALAQQGAHIVLNGFGDAEAPKARIEALGVRAEYHGADMSKPDQIEDMMKFAASRFGRVDILVNNAGIQHVAKVEDFPPERWDAIIAINLSSAFHTTRLAIPAMREANWGRIVNVASAHGLVASAQKSAYVAAKHGIVGFTKSVALETATTGITSNAICPGWVLTPLVQKQIDDRAARDGISATQAQNDLLGEKQPSLQFTTVEQLGALAVFLCSPAADQVRGVAWQMDGGWTAQ, encoded by the coding sequence ATGCTCAAAGGCAAAACCGCGCTTGTCACGGGGTCCACCAGCGGCATTGGCCTTGCCATTGCCGAAGCCCTTGCCCAGCAAGGCGCACACATCGTGCTCAACGGCTTCGGCGATGCCGAAGCGCCCAAGGCCCGCATCGAGGCGCTCGGCGTGCGCGCCGAATACCACGGCGCCGACATGAGCAAGCCCGACCAGATCGAGGACATGATGAAGTTCGCCGCGTCACGGTTCGGCCGCGTCGACATCCTCGTCAACAACGCCGGCATCCAGCACGTCGCCAAGGTCGAGGACTTTCCGCCGGAGCGTTGGGACGCCATCATTGCCATCAATCTCTCGAGCGCGTTCCACACGACTCGGCTCGCCATTCCCGCCATGCGCGAAGCCAACTGGGGGCGCATCGTCAACGTGGCGTCGGCGCACGGCCTGGTCGCTTCCGCGCAGAAGTCCGCCTATGTGGCGGCCAAGCACGGCATCGTGGGCTTCACCAAGTCCGTGGCGCTCGAAACCGCGACGACCGGCATCACCAGCAATGCGATCTGCCCCGGCTGGGTGTTGACCCCGCTGGTGCAAAAGCAGATCGACGACCGCGCGGCCCGGGACGGCATCTCGGCCACCCAAGCGCAGAACGACTTGCTGGGAGAGAAGCAGCCTTCGCTGCAGTTCACGACCGTCGAGCAGCTCGGCGCCCTGGCGGTGTTCCTGTGCTCGCCGGCTGCCGACCAGGTTCGCGGCGTCGCCTGGCAGATGGACGGCGGCTGGACCGCGCAATAG
- the ompR gene encoding two-component system response regulator OmpR yields MTQVPARTDKIVIVDDDARIRDLLRRYLTQEGFEVIVAEDGKALNRILLRDTVDLIVLDLMMPGEDGLSVCRRLRAANDRTPIIMLTAKGEDVDRIVGLEVGADDYLGKPFNPRELLARVHAVLRRRPPLEAPGAPSTENETVTFGPFAFDLGSRTLKKDGEELSLTTGEFAMLKALVRHPRQPLSREKLAQLARGREFEPFDRSLDVQISRLRKLVEADAAAPRYIQTVWGVGYVFVPDGTA; encoded by the coding sequence ATGACTCAAGTTCCCGCTCGCACCGACAAGATCGTGATCGTCGACGACGACGCCCGAATCCGCGACCTGCTTCGCCGCTACCTGACCCAGGAAGGTTTCGAAGTGATCGTGGCCGAGGACGGCAAGGCGCTCAACCGCATCCTGTTGCGCGACACGGTCGATTTGATCGTGCTCGACCTGATGATGCCCGGCGAAGACGGCCTCTCGGTCTGCCGCCGCCTTCGCGCCGCCAACGACCGCACGCCCATCATCATGCTCACCGCCAAGGGCGAAGACGTGGACCGCATCGTGGGCCTGGAAGTCGGCGCGGACGATTACCTGGGCAAGCCGTTCAACCCCCGCGAATTGCTGGCGCGCGTGCACGCGGTGCTGCGCCGCCGTCCGCCGCTGGAGGCGCCAGGCGCGCCTTCCACCGAGAACGAGACCGTCACCTTCGGTCCCTTCGCCTTCGACCTGGGTTCGCGCACCCTCAAGAAGGACGGCGAGGAACTCTCGCTGACCACCGGCGAATTCGCGATGTTGAAAGCGCTGGTGCGCCATCCGCGCCAGCCGCTCTCGCGCGAGAAGCTGGCCCAGTTGGCCCGAGGCCGCGAATTCGAACCCTTCGACCGCAGCCTGGACGTGCAGATCTCGCGCCTGCGCAAGCTGGTCGAGGCCGACGCCGCGGCGCCCCGCTACATCCAGACGGTGTGGGGCGTCGGCTATGTCTTCGTGCCGGACGGCACGGCCTGA
- the phaR gene encoding polyhydroxyalkanoate synthesis repressor PhaR, with protein sequence MGVHVKESAVQSKKSGVKPVQRVIKKYPNRRLYDTETSTYITLTEVKQLVIQNAQFVVRDAKTGDDLTRSILLQIILEEEAGGAPMFTEQVLANIIRFYGQAMQGYMGPYLEKNIQAMTEVQAQLTDKAEGLTPEMWSRFMTLQSPVLQGLMGNYVEQSKNAFLQMQEQMQKNTEQVLGAFGIKRP encoded by the coding sequence ATGGGCGTCCATGTAAAGGAGTCCGCAGTGCAGAGCAAGAAGTCCGGGGTCAAGCCGGTGCAACGTGTCATCAAGAAGTACCCCAACCGAAGGCTCTACGACACCGAGACATCCACGTACATCACCTTGACCGAGGTGAAGCAACTGGTGATCCAGAACGCCCAGTTCGTGGTGCGCGATGCCAAGACCGGCGACGACCTCACGCGGAGCATCCTGCTGCAGATCATCCTCGAAGAGGAAGCCGGTGGCGCCCCCATGTTCACCGAGCAGGTGCTGGCCAACATCATCCGTTTCTACGGACAGGCGATGCAGGGCTACATGGGCCCCTATCTCGAGAAGAACATCCAGGCCATGACCGAAGTGCAGGCCCAGCTCACCGACAAGGCCGAAGGCCTCACGCCCGAGATGTGGTCGCGCTTCATGACCTTGCAGTCGCCCGTGCTCCAGGGGCTGATGGGCAACTACGTCGAGCAGTCGAAGAACGCGTTCCTGCAGATGCAGGAACAGATGCAGAAGAACACCGAGCAGGTATTGGGCGCATTCGGCATCAAACGTCCCTGA